In one Asterias amurensis chromosome 9, ASM3211899v1 genomic region, the following are encoded:
- the LOC139942219 gene encoding uncharacterized protein, whose protein sequence is MVKMSFLATTRSMFSFVLVLYLFGFAMMISRWMAVEQTVFEDEYEPLRERRGAVESISVPLLNINAQDLPTVAQQDESLLKIDHDIPILNKDIAIESKESSQESKVKVPPPKTKKKSAAPVQKSGKKPLKKKTVVKAKAKNGPLPTQKAVVDDSAKKSVIDAKKRTKEKLTPPKGHVRQKKVGDKGMLLTQKTVINDNAKKGAVVAKKQTKDNLIPLKENVPQRKLDQAEAKVAPERKEPAAKTNNDNAAPNAAPNTAPNAAPNVAPNVAPNVAPNVAPNAAPNAAPNAAPNAAPNSAPVKPVPGKPKLAKTPRQLKRGKKDPKSSWQSEQAKRRATLRQACGRLGLGNQTIQQTIKQSKRSFWPFIFEDRYRLIYTYISKVGSTNWKRAFLVLQGKYKSVDNIPGRFAHAQSLRKLSSLPEDDIQQRLNNYTNFIFVRHPFARVLSAYRSKFLEPNPSFQKHTGTRIIKMYRKNATEEALQTGSDVSFHEFVQFIGNSKIINFDGHWQPIYKMVLPCTVRFDFIGRLETGEEDAKFILEETKVDHLVHFKASTRNVSHDDATFNQFYSQIPRNDLLKLYKIYEPDFTLFGYEVPQSLKSLIKVSV, encoded by the exons ATGGTCAAAATGTCATTCTTAGCAACCACTCGATCGATGTTCAGCTTCGTTTTGGTACTCTACCTTTTTGGCTTTGCTATGATGATATCTCGATGGATGGCAGTGGAACAAACAG tttttgaaGATGAATATGAACCGCTGAGAGAACGACGTGGTGCTGTAGAATCTATATCAGTACCATTACTGAACATCAATGCACAG GATTTACCAACCGTTGCCCAACAAGACGAAAGCCTGCTTAAGATCGACCATGACATACCCATCTTGAATAAAGACATTGCTATTGAATCCAAGGAGAGTTCACAGGAGAGCAAAGTAAAAGTACCGCcaccaaaaacaaagaaaaaatcagCAGCGCCAGTACAAAAATCAGGAAAGAaaccacttaaaaaaaaaactgttgtaaAAGCTAAGGCGAAAAATGGTCCTTTGCCTACGCAGAAAGCTGTTGTGGATGATAGTGCTAAGAAAAGTGTCATTGATGCGAAGAAGCGAACAAAGGAAAAACTTACACCACCAAAAGGACATGTTCGGCAAAAGAAGGTGGGCGATAAAGGTATGTTGCTTACGCAGAAAACTGTTATAAATGACAACGCTAAGAAAGGGGCCGTCGTTGCGAAGAAGCAAACAAAAGACAATCTAATTCCACTTAAAGAAAACGTTCCGCAAAGGAAACTGGACCAGGCTGAAGCTAAGGTTGCCCCCGAAAGAAAAgaacctgctgctaaaacaaataatgataacGCTGCCCCCAACGCTGCCCCAAACACTGCCCCCAACGCTGCCCCTAACGTTGCCCCTAACGTTGCCCCCAACGTTGCCCCCAATGTTGCCCCTAACGCTGCCCCTAACGCTGCCCCCAACGCTGCCCCCAACGCTGCCCCTAACTCTGCCCCTGTCAAACCAGTTCCAGGTAAGCCAAAGCTGGCGAAAACCCCAAGACAACTGAAACGAGGAAAGAAGGATCCGAAGTCGTCATGGCAAAGTGAACAGGCCAAACGACGAGCCACTCTTCGTCAAGCATGTGGTCGTCTCGGTTTGGGAAATCAAACTATCCAGCAAACCATCAAACAAAGCAAGCGCAGTTTCTGGCCGTTCATCTTCGAAGATCGGTACCGTCTGATCTACACATACATTTCCAAAGTGGGGTCGACCAACTGGAAGAGGGCCTTCCTCGTTCTTCAAGGGAAGTACAAAAGTGTCGACAATATTCCGGGGAGGTTTGCGCACGCGCAAAGCCTCCGTAAACTTAGCTCGCTCCCCGAAGATGACATCCAGCAACGTCTCAATAACTATACAAACTTCATCTTTGTCAGACATCCATTCGCACGAGTACTGTCAGCCTACAGGAGCAAGTTCTTGGAACCTAACCCATCTTTCCAGAAACACACGGGAACTCGCATTATCAAGATGTACCGTAAGAATGCAACAGAAGAGGCACTCCAAACCGGCAGTGACGTCAGCTTCCACGAGTTCGTACAGTTCATTGGGAATTCCAAAATAATCAATTTCGACGGTCACTGGCAACCTATTTACAAGATGGTTCTACCCTGCACAGTGCGTTTTGACTTCATTGGTAGGCTGGAAACTGGAGAGGAGGATGCTAAATTCATCCTTGAGGAGACCAAAGTCGACCATCTTGTTCACTTTAAGGCATCAACACGTAACGTAAGCCATGACGATGCAACCTTCAACCAATTCTACTCGCAGATACCAAGGAACGATCTTCTAAAACTGTACAAAATATATGAACCGGATTTCACATTGTTTGGATACGAGGTACCGCAAAGCCTGAAATCGCTTATTAAAGTTTCAGTCTAG